The following are encoded together in the Salvia hispanica cultivar TCC Black 2014 chromosome 6, UniMelb_Shisp_WGS_1.0, whole genome shotgun sequence genome:
- the LOC125196578 gene encoding endoglucanase 25 — MYGRDPWGGPLEIAADSATDDDRSRNLQDYDRAALSRPLDETQQSWLLGPGEQKKKKYVDLGCIIVSRKIFVWTVGTILAAGLLAGFITLIVKTVPRHHHKPPPPDNYTLALNKALMFFNAQRSGKLPKHNNVSWRGNSCVNDGKSDSSTLFKDLSGGYYDAGDAIKFNFPQAFAMTMLSWSVIEYKGKFEAAGELNHVKDIIKWGTDYFLKTFNHTADTIDRIVSQVGQGDTTGGTENDHYCWMRPEDIDYERPVTECHSCSDLAAEMAASLASASIVFKDNKAYSQKLVHGAKTLFKFSRDQRGRYSNGNEAEMFYNSTGYYDEYVWGAAWLYYATGNNSYLQLATTPGIAKHAGAFWGGPYYGVLNWDNKLAGAQVLLSRLRLFLSPGYPYEEILKTFHNQTSIFMCSFLPYYTSFNRTRGGLIQLNHGNPQPLQYAVNAAFLTTLFSDYMEAADTPGWYCGPRFFSTKVLREFAETQINYILGKNPRKMSYVVGFGNHYPKHVHHRGASIPKNKVKYNCKGGWKWRDSKKPNPNVLVGAMVAGPDKHDGFRDVRSNYNYTEPTLAGNAGLVAALVALSGEKSVGIDKNTIFSAVPPMFPTPPPPPAPWKP, encoded by the exons aTGTACGGCAGGGATCCATGGGGAGGGCCGCTGGAGATAGCGGCGGATTCCGCCACCGACGACGACCGCAGCCGGAACTTGCAGGATTACGACAGGGCGGCGCTGTCGCGGCCGCTCGACGAGACGCAGCAGAGCTGGCTGCTGGGCCCCGGcgagcagaagaagaagaagtatgTGGATCTCGGCTGCATTATCGTTAGTAGGAAGATCTTCGTGTGGACTGTGGGGACTATTTTGGCAGCTGGATTACTGGCTGGATTCATCACCTTGATCGTTAAGACGGTGCCGCGCCACCACCACaaaccgccgccgccggataATTACACGCTCGCGCTCAACAAGGCACTCATGTTCTTCAATGCTCAGCGTT CTGGAAAACTACCAAAGCACAATAACGTATCGTGGAGGGGCAACTCTTGTGTGAATGACGGCAAGTCTGATTCTTCAACTTTGTTTAAAGATCTGTCTGGTGGCTATTATGATGCTGGAGATGCAATTAAGTTCAACTTCCCGCAAGCTTTTGCCATGACAATGCTGAGTTGGAGTGTGATCGAGTACAAGGGAAAATTCGAAGCAGCCGGAGAGCTTAACCATGTCAAAGATATAATCAAGTGGGGAACTGATTATTTTCTCAAGACTTTTAATCACACTGCGGATACTATAGACAGAATCGTGTCACAG GTTGGCCAAGGAGATACAACAGGAGGAACGGAGAATGATCATTATTGTTGGATGCGGCCAGAGGACATTGATTATGAGAGACCTGTTACCGAATGTCACAGTTGCTCAGATCTGGCTGCAGAGATGGCTGCTTCTTTGGCTTCTGCGTCTATAGTTTTCAAGGACAACAAGGCATACTCGCAGAAGCTTGTCCATGGCGCCAAGACTCTTTTTAAGTTTTCCAGGGATCAGCGTGGTAGATATAGCAATGGTAACGAGGCAGAAATGTTCTATAACTCTACGGGTTACTATGATGAGTATGTGTGGGGAGCTGCTTGGCTGTACTATGCCACGGGTAACAATTCGTATCTTCAGCTCGCTACAACTCCTGGTATTGCCAAGCATGCTGGTGCGTTTTGGGGAGGCCCCTACTATGGTGTGCTCAATTGGGACAACAAACTTGCCGGTGCCCAA GTGCTTCTCAGTCGTCTAAGGTTATTCCTTAGCCCTGGCTATCCATATGAAGAGATCTTGAAAACATTCCACAACCAGACCAGCATATTCATGTGCTCGTTCCTGCCATATTACACGTCATTTAACAGAACGAGAG GTGGCCTGATCCAGTTGAATCACGGAAACCCTCAGCCTCTTCAATACGCAGTTAATGCAGCTTTCCTCACTACATTGTTCAGTGACTACATGGAAGCTGCCGATACACCTGGCTGGTATTGTGGACCTCGTTTCTTCTCAACAAAAGTCCTCCGTGAATTTGCAGAAACCCAG ATAAATTACATCCTTGGTAAGAATCCCAGAAAGATGAGCTATGTTGTGGGCTTCGGCAATCACTACCCAAAGCATGTGCACCACAGAGGCGCCTCCATTCCGAAGAACAAGGTTAAGTATAACTGCAAGGGGGGATGGAAATGGAGGGACAGTAAGAAGCCGAACCCTAATGTTCTTGTTGGAGCTATGGTTGCTGGTCCTGACAAACACGACGGTTTCCGTGATGTTCGCTCAAACTACAACTACACAGAGCCAACACTTGCAGGCAATGCCGGCTTAGTTGCAGCCCTTGTTGCTCTATCCGGAGAGAAATCTGTGGGGATCGATAAGAATACGATATTCTCAGCTGTGCCGCCCATGTTTCCAAcgccgccaccaccaccagcTCCGTGGAAGCCATAG
- the LOC125196579 gene encoding phenylacetaldehyde reductase isoform X3 has translation MAAAKEPVCVTGANGFIGSWVVKTLLQHGYTTIHLSIFPASDPSHLFSLPGAAAATLLVHEVDLLDSAAVDKAVEGCAGGGVFHVASPCSLEDPVDPQAELLDPALKGTLNVLAAANKFRVRRVVLTSSISAMVPNPAWPTATLVDESCWTHLDYCRQRQKWYPVSKTLAEKAAWDFAKENGVDVVAINPATCLGQLLQPGLNASCAVLLQLLQGSKDTQEYHWLGAVHVKDVAKRKLQASFLNFQFTVSKYICLSSPLGQVLSSSFFDFTGNN, from the exons ATGGCAGCCGCCAAGGAGCCGGTGTGCGTCACCGGAGCTAACGGCTTCATCGGCTCATGGGTGGTCAAAACCCTCCTCCAACACGGCTACACCACCATCCACCTCTCCATCTTCCCCGCCTCCGACCCTTCCCACCTCTTCTCCCTCCCgggcgccgccgccgccactcTCCTCGTGCACGAGGTCGACCTCCTCGACTCCGCCGCAGTCGACAAGGCCGTGGAGGGCTGCGCGGGAGGCGGGGTCTTCCACGTGGCGTCGCCCTGCTCGCTGGAGGACCCCGTGGACCCGCAGGCGGAGCTGCTCGACCCCGCCCTCAAGGGCACCCTCAACGTCCTCGCCGCCGCCAACAAGTTCCGGGTGCGGCGCGTGGTCCTCACCTCCTCCATCTCCGCCATGGTGCCTAACCCGGCCTGGCCCACCGCCACCCTCGTTGATGAGTCTTGCTGGACTCATCTTGACTATTGCCGCCAACGCCAG AAATGGTATCCGGTATCAAAAACTCTAGCCGAGAAAGCTGCATGGGATTTTGCAAAGGAAAATGGTGTGGATGTTGTAGCAATAAATCCCGCTACATGTCTTGGCCAACTTTTGCAACCGGGACTGAATGCTAGCTGTGCAGTCTTGTTGCAGCTACTGCAGGGGTCGAAAGATACGCAGGAGTATCACTGGTTGGGCGCTGTGCATGTCAAAGATGTAGCTAAG AGAAAGTTGCAAGCCTCTTTCCTGAATTTCCAGTTCACAG tttcaaaatatatatgccTTTCCAGCCCATTGGGACAGGTGctatcttcttcctttttcgATTTCAcaggaaataattaa
- the LOC125196579 gene encoding phenylacetaldehyde reductase isoform X5 produces the protein MAAAKEPVCVTGANGFIGSWVVKTLLQHGYTTIHLSIFPASDPSHLFSLPGAAAATLLVHEVDLLDSAAVDKAVEGCAGGGVFHVASPCSLEDPVDPQAELLDPALKGTLNVLAAANKFRVRRVVLTSSISAMVPNPAWPTATLVDESCWTHLDYCRQRQKWYPVSKTLAEKAAWDFAKENGVDVVAINPATCLGQLLQPGLNASCAVLLQLLQGSKDTQEYHWLGAVHVKDVAKRKLQASFLNFQFTVSKYICLSSPLGQSQEEKT, from the exons ATGGCAGCCGCCAAGGAGCCGGTGTGCGTCACCGGAGCTAACGGCTTCATCGGCTCATGGGTGGTCAAAACCCTCCTCCAACACGGCTACACCACCATCCACCTCTCCATCTTCCCCGCCTCCGACCCTTCCCACCTCTTCTCCCTCCCgggcgccgccgccgccactcTCCTCGTGCACGAGGTCGACCTCCTCGACTCCGCCGCAGTCGACAAGGCCGTGGAGGGCTGCGCGGGAGGCGGGGTCTTCCACGTGGCGTCGCCCTGCTCGCTGGAGGACCCCGTGGACCCGCAGGCGGAGCTGCTCGACCCCGCCCTCAAGGGCACCCTCAACGTCCTCGCCGCCGCCAACAAGTTCCGGGTGCGGCGCGTGGTCCTCACCTCCTCCATCTCCGCCATGGTGCCTAACCCGGCCTGGCCCACCGCCACCCTCGTTGATGAGTCTTGCTGGACTCATCTTGACTATTGCCGCCAACGCCAG AAATGGTATCCGGTATCAAAAACTCTAGCCGAGAAAGCTGCATGGGATTTTGCAAAGGAAAATGGTGTGGATGTTGTAGCAATAAATCCCGCTACATGTCTTGGCCAACTTTTGCAACCGGGACTGAATGCTAGCTGTGCAGTCTTGTTGCAGCTACTGCAGGGGTCGAAAGATACGCAGGAGTATCACTGGTTGGGCGCTGTGCATGTCAAAGATGTAGCTAAG AGAAAGTTGCAAGCCTCTTTCCTGAATTTCCAGTTCACAG tttcaaaatatatatgccTTTCCAGCCCATTGGGACAG TCACAAGAGGAAAAGACATAG
- the LOC125196579 gene encoding phenylacetaldehyde reductase isoform X4, whose translation MAAAKEPVCVTGANGFIGSWVVKTLLQHGYTTIHLSIFPASDPSHLFSLPGAAAATLLVHEVDLLDSAAVDKAVEGCAGGGVFHVASPCSLEDPVDPQAELLDPALKGTLNVLAAANKFRVRRVVLTSSISAMVPNPAWPTATLVDESCWTHLDYCRQRQKWYPVSKTLAEKAAWDFAKENGVDVVAINPATCLGQLLQPGLNASCAVLLQLLQGSKDTQEYHWLGAVHVKDVAKRKLQASFLNFQFTDLRAKRNRGWWLARTLRRN comes from the exons ATGGCAGCCGCCAAGGAGCCGGTGTGCGTCACCGGAGCTAACGGCTTCATCGGCTCATGGGTGGTCAAAACCCTCCTCCAACACGGCTACACCACCATCCACCTCTCCATCTTCCCCGCCTCCGACCCTTCCCACCTCTTCTCCCTCCCgggcgccgccgccgccactcTCCTCGTGCACGAGGTCGACCTCCTCGACTCCGCCGCAGTCGACAAGGCCGTGGAGGGCTGCGCGGGAGGCGGGGTCTTCCACGTGGCGTCGCCCTGCTCGCTGGAGGACCCCGTGGACCCGCAGGCGGAGCTGCTCGACCCCGCCCTCAAGGGCACCCTCAACGTCCTCGCCGCCGCCAACAAGTTCCGGGTGCGGCGCGTGGTCCTCACCTCCTCCATCTCCGCCATGGTGCCTAACCCGGCCTGGCCCACCGCCACCCTCGTTGATGAGTCTTGCTGGACTCATCTTGACTATTGCCGCCAACGCCAG AAATGGTATCCGGTATCAAAAACTCTAGCCGAGAAAGCTGCATGGGATTTTGCAAAGGAAAATGGTGTGGATGTTGTAGCAATAAATCCCGCTACATGTCTTGGCCAACTTTTGCAACCGGGACTGAATGCTAGCTGTGCAGTCTTGTTGCAGCTACTGCAGGGGTCGAAAGATACGCAGGAGTATCACTGGTTGGGCGCTGTGCATGTCAAAGATGTAGCTAAG AGAAAGTTGCAAGCCTCTTTCCTGAATTTCCAGTTCACAG ATTTGAGGGCGAAACGCAACCGGGGCTGGTGGCTTGCAAGGACGCTGCGAAGAAATTGA
- the LOC125196579 gene encoding phenylacetaldehyde reductase isoform X2: MAAAKEPVCVTGANGFIGSWVVKTLLQHGYTTIHLSIFPASDPSHLFSLPGAAAATLLVHEVDLLDSAAVDKAVEGCAGGGVFHVASPCSLEDPVDPQAELLDPALKGTLNVLAAANKFRVRRVVLTSSISAMVPNPAWPTATLVDESCWTHLDYCRQRQKWYPVSKTLAEKAAWDFAKENGVDVVAINPATCLGQLLQPGLNASCAVLLQLLQGSKDTQEYHWLGAVHVKDVAKAQLLLFETPTASGRYLCTNGIYQFGDFAEKVASLFPEFPVHSFKIYMPFQPIGTVTRGKDIATIICMSQLRSR; encoded by the exons ATGGCAGCCGCCAAGGAGCCGGTGTGCGTCACCGGAGCTAACGGCTTCATCGGCTCATGGGTGGTCAAAACCCTCCTCCAACACGGCTACACCACCATCCACCTCTCCATCTTCCCCGCCTCCGACCCTTCCCACCTCTTCTCCCTCCCgggcgccgccgccgccactcTCCTCGTGCACGAGGTCGACCTCCTCGACTCCGCCGCAGTCGACAAGGCCGTGGAGGGCTGCGCGGGAGGCGGGGTCTTCCACGTGGCGTCGCCCTGCTCGCTGGAGGACCCCGTGGACCCGCAGGCGGAGCTGCTCGACCCCGCCCTCAAGGGCACCCTCAACGTCCTCGCCGCCGCCAACAAGTTCCGGGTGCGGCGCGTGGTCCTCACCTCCTCCATCTCCGCCATGGTGCCTAACCCGGCCTGGCCCACCGCCACCCTCGTTGATGAGTCTTGCTGGACTCATCTTGACTATTGCCGCCAACGCCAG AAATGGTATCCGGTATCAAAAACTCTAGCCGAGAAAGCTGCATGGGATTTTGCAAAGGAAAATGGTGTGGATGTTGTAGCAATAAATCCCGCTACATGTCTTGGCCAACTTTTGCAACCGGGACTGAATGCTAGCTGTGCAGTCTTGTTGCAGCTACTGCAGGGGTCGAAAGATACGCAGGAGTATCACTGGTTGGGCGCTGTGCATGTCAAAGATGTAGCTAAGGCACAATTATTGCTGTTTGAAACTCCTACTGCTTCGGGTAGATACCTTTGCACCAACGGcatttatcaatttggtgATTTTGCAGAGAAAGTTGCAAGCCTCTTTCCTGAATTTCCAGTTCACAG tttcaaaatatatatgccTTTCCAGCCCATTGGGACAG TCACAAGAGGAAAAGACATAGCAACCATCATTTGTATGTCTCAATTGAGATCAAGATAG
- the LOC125196579 gene encoding phenylacetaldehyde reductase isoform X1, which yields MAAAKEPVCVTGANGFIGSWVVKTLLQHGYTTIHLSIFPASDPSHLFSLPGAAAATLLVHEVDLLDSAAVDKAVEGCAGGGVFHVASPCSLEDPVDPQAELLDPALKGTLNVLAAANKFRVRRVVLTSSISAMVPNPAWPTATLVDESCWTHLDYCRQRQKWYPVSKTLAEKAAWDFAKENGVDVVAINPATCLGQLLQPGLNASCAVLLQLLQGSKDTQEYHWLGAVHVKDVAKAQLLLFETPTASGRYLCTNGIYQFGDFAEKVASLFPEFPVHRFEGETQPGLVACKDAAKKLIDLGLNFSPVEDAVRETVLSLKAKGLLGQEKPSS from the exons ATGGCAGCCGCCAAGGAGCCGGTGTGCGTCACCGGAGCTAACGGCTTCATCGGCTCATGGGTGGTCAAAACCCTCCTCCAACACGGCTACACCACCATCCACCTCTCCATCTTCCCCGCCTCCGACCCTTCCCACCTCTTCTCCCTCCCgggcgccgccgccgccactcTCCTCGTGCACGAGGTCGACCTCCTCGACTCCGCCGCAGTCGACAAGGCCGTGGAGGGCTGCGCGGGAGGCGGGGTCTTCCACGTGGCGTCGCCCTGCTCGCTGGAGGACCCCGTGGACCCGCAGGCGGAGCTGCTCGACCCCGCCCTCAAGGGCACCCTCAACGTCCTCGCCGCCGCCAACAAGTTCCGGGTGCGGCGCGTGGTCCTCACCTCCTCCATCTCCGCCATGGTGCCTAACCCGGCCTGGCCCACCGCCACCCTCGTTGATGAGTCTTGCTGGACTCATCTTGACTATTGCCGCCAACGCCAG AAATGGTATCCGGTATCAAAAACTCTAGCCGAGAAAGCTGCATGGGATTTTGCAAAGGAAAATGGTGTGGATGTTGTAGCAATAAATCCCGCTACATGTCTTGGCCAACTTTTGCAACCGGGACTGAATGCTAGCTGTGCAGTCTTGTTGCAGCTACTGCAGGGGTCGAAAGATACGCAGGAGTATCACTGGTTGGGCGCTGTGCATGTCAAAGATGTAGCTAAGGCACAATTATTGCTGTTTGAAACTCCTACTGCTTCGGGTAGATACCTTTGCACCAACGGcatttatcaatttggtgATTTTGCAGAGAAAGTTGCAAGCCTCTTTCCTGAATTTCCAGTTCACAG ATTTGAGGGCGAAACGCAACCGGGGCTGGTGGCTTGCAAGGACGCTGCGAAGAAATTGATCGATTTAGGATTAAATTTTAGTCCGGTCGAAGATGCTGTGAGGGAGACAGTGCTGAGTCTTAAAGCAAAAGGTTTGCTGGGGCAGGAAAAGCCATCATCTTGA